A single window of Tuberibacillus sp. Marseille-P3662 DNA harbors:
- the opp3b gene encoding oligopeptide ABC transporter permease codes for MALYTLKRVAYMIVTIFVIIAITFFIMKLLPGTPYKNAAKLTPAQIEVLNEKYGLDEPIPVQFVQYVGNMVKGDLGISFQYDGRSVTKIISNKLPVSAQLGFEAMIVGVILGIILGIIASLRRGTILDYGAVFLAVLGISIPSFVFAQLLQYYVGLQWDLLPIAYWKGPSYHILPVIALAIGVIANISRFTRTEMVEVLNQDYITTAKAKGLRRFTVIMQHSIRNAMIPVITIVGPLAASIMTGSLVIENIFAIPGIGEQFVTSILTNDYPMIMGTTILISVAFVIVIFVTDMLYGVIDPRIRISGGNS; via the coding sequence GTGGCGTTATATACGCTTAAACGTGTGGCATATATGATAGTAACAATCTTTGTTATTATCGCTATCACTTTTTTTATTATGAAATTATTGCCGGGGACTCCATATAAAAATGCAGCGAAATTGACACCTGCTCAGATTGAGGTACTTAATGAGAAATACGGATTAGATGAGCCAATCCCCGTCCAATTTGTTCAATATGTAGGCAACATGGTAAAAGGGGATTTAGGCATTTCATTTCAGTATGATGGCCGATCTGTTACTAAGATTATTTCGAATAAACTGCCTGTTTCCGCTCAACTTGGCTTTGAAGCAATGATTGTTGGGGTTATTCTAGGCATCATCCTGGGAATTATTGCTTCGCTTAGGCGCGGGACAATACTTGACTATGGTGCGGTCTTTCTAGCTGTGCTAGGAATATCAATCCCATCTTTCGTATTTGCTCAATTGTTGCAATATTATGTTGGATTGCAATGGGACTTGCTACCGATCGCTTATTGGAAAGGTCCATCGTACCATATATTGCCGGTTATTGCGTTGGCTATTGGCGTTATCGCCAATATTTCTCGTTTTACTAGGACAGAGATGGTTGAAGTATTGAATCAAGATTATATTACGACAGCTAAGGCAAAGGGACTAAGACGTTTTACAGTGATTATGCAACACTCAATTCGAAATGCGATGATCCCGGTGATTACGATTGTTGGCCCATTGGCTGCCAGTATAATGACAGGCTCGCTTGTTATTGAGAACATTTTCGCGATTCCTGGCATTGGAGAACAGTTTGTGACTTCAATATTGACTAATGACTATCCGATGATTATGGGAACAACGATTCTAATCAGTGTCGCATTTGTTATTGTCATATTTGTTACTGACATGCTGTATGGTGTAATTGATCCAAGAATCCGTATTTCTGGGGGTAACTCATAA
- a CDS encoding ABC transporter ATP-binding protein, which translates to MTQSEEKLVEVKDLKKHFKVGRNQVLKAVDGITFDIYKGETFGLVGESGCGKSTAGRTILRLYDATDGEVTFEGDSVHEKKSGKDLKALKNKMQMIFQDPYASLNPRMTVKDIIAEGLDIHGLVKNQSERTQRVNDLLETVGLNREHANRFPHEFSGGQRQRIGIARALAVDPEFIIADEPISALDVSIQAQVVNLMKELQREHGLTYLFIAHDLSMVKHISDRVGVMYLGNMAELADSDELYNEPLHPYTQGLLSAIPVPDPEVERTRERIVIEGDVPSPISPPSGCPFRTRCPHAMDVCAQVTPKWQEARDGHWVACHLYDDEYKDHFKENQ; encoded by the coding sequence ATGACACAATCTGAAGAAAAATTAGTTGAAGTTAAGGACCTTAAAAAACACTTTAAAGTGGGTAGAAACCAAGTTTTAAAGGCTGTCGATGGTATTACTTTTGATATTTATAAAGGTGAAACTTTCGGTCTTGTGGGAGAATCTGGTTGCGGAAAATCCACAGCGGGTCGGACCATTCTGCGATTATATGATGCGACCGATGGTGAAGTGACATTTGAAGGTGACAGTGTCCATGAAAAGAAGTCGGGAAAAGACTTGAAGGCTTTAAAGAATAAAATGCAAATGATTTTCCAAGATCCGTATGCTTCATTGAATCCGCGGATGACGGTTAAGGATATTATTGCTGAGGGTCTTGATATTCACGGACTTGTTAAAAATCAGAGTGAACGCACGCAACGTGTTAATGATTTATTAGAAACTGTGGGTCTTAACCGTGAACATGCCAATCGTTTCCCACACGAATTTAGTGGGGGTCAACGTCAGCGCATCGGTATTGCCCGTGCACTTGCGGTGGATCCAGAATTTATTATTGCAGATGAACCGATTTCGGCGTTAGATGTATCCATTCAAGCACAAGTTGTTAATTTGATGAAAGAATTACAAAGAGAACATGGATTAACGTATCTATTTATTGCTCACGACTTATCAATGGTTAAGCATATTAGTGACCGTGTTGGTGTGATGTACTTGGGTAATATGGCAGAATTGGCGGATAGTGACGAACTCTATAACGAACCACTTCACCCTTATACCCAAGGTTTGCTATCTGCGATTCCGGTTCCGGATCCTGAAGTCGAACGCACGCGTGAGCGTATTGTTATCGAAGGCGACGTACCAAGTCCAATCAGCCCACCGAGTGGCTGTCCGTTTAGAACGCGTTGCCCGCATGCCATGGATGTTTGTGCACAAGTTACTCCAAAATGGCAAGAAGCACGCGACGGGCATTGGGTTGCTTGTCACTTGTACGATGATGAATATAAAGATCATTTTAAAGAAAATCAATAA
- the fabF gene encoding beta-ketoacyl-ACP synthase II has product MNRRVVVTGMGAVTPLGQDVATTWDRLIAGESGIDSVTRVNADEFPAKVAGEIQDFDPKDYMDKKEARKMDRFTQFAVAAAKMAVKDADLDITEEIAPRVGVWIGSGIGGMETYETQFRTGMEKGWRRVSPFFVPMMIPDMASGQVSIQLGAKGINSCTVTACATSTNSIGDAFKAIQRGDNDVIISGGAEAPIVNISFAGFSSAKALSTNPDPKTASRPFDADRDGFVMGEGAGILVLESLESAQERGAKIYAEVVGYGATSDAYHLTAVEPGGDGAVRSMNQALDDADMQPEDVNYINAHGTSTQLNDPNETEAVKTAFGENAYNIPVSSTKSSIGHLLGASGGVEAIFSIKSIADSILPPTINYDTPDESCDLDYVPNEARKQNVDVALSNSLGFGGHNATIIFKKYQDE; this is encoded by the coding sequence ATGAATAGGCGAGTTGTTGTTACTGGTATGGGTGCTGTTACGCCTTTGGGTCAAGATGTGGCAACGACCTGGGATCGGCTCATTGCTGGTGAATCCGGGATCGACAGCGTCACTCGCGTGAATGCCGATGAATTTCCCGCAAAAGTTGCCGGTGAAATCCAAGATTTTGATCCAAAGGATTATATGGATAAGAAAGAAGCCCGCAAAATGGATCGTTTTACACAATTTGCAGTGGCAGCTGCGAAAATGGCCGTGAAGGACGCTGATCTTGATATTACAGAGGAGATCGCACCCCGAGTGGGGGTCTGGATTGGTTCAGGTATCGGCGGCATGGAAACATACGAAACACAATTTCGTACAGGTATGGAAAAAGGATGGCGCCGGGTCAGTCCGTTCTTTGTACCAATGATGATTCCTGATATGGCATCCGGGCAAGTGTCCATTCAATTGGGTGCTAAAGGGATTAATTCATGTACGGTGACGGCATGTGCTACAAGTACTAACTCCATTGGAGATGCGTTTAAAGCGATTCAACGCGGAGACAATGATGTCATTATCTCCGGCGGAGCTGAAGCACCAATTGTGAATATATCTTTTGCTGGCTTTAGTTCGGCAAAAGCTTTGTCGACGAATCCAGATCCAAAGACGGCAAGCCGTCCGTTTGATGCGGATCGTGATGGATTTGTCATGGGTGAAGGGGCTGGCATTCTTGTCCTGGAATCCTTAGAATCGGCCCAGGAACGGGGCGCAAAGATTTATGCAGAAGTTGTTGGCTATGGAGCAACGAGCGATGCTTATCATTTAACAGCTGTTGAACCCGGCGGTGATGGAGCTGTTCGTTCGATGAATCAAGCCCTTGATGATGCTGACATGCAGCCAGAAGATGTGAATTACATCAATGCCCATGGGACAAGCACCCAATTAAATGATCCAAACGAAACAGAAGCTGTTAAGACAGCGTTTGGTGAGAATGCTTACAATATTCCTGTCAGCTCAACCAAATCATCTATTGGTCATTTATTAGGTGCATCTGGCGGTGTTGAAGCGATTTTCTCTATTAAGTCTATCGCTGATTCCATCTTGCCACCGACCATCAATTATGACACACCTGATGAGTCGTGTGACCTTGACTACGTGCCTAATGAAGCCCGTAAGCAGAACGTTGACGTTGCTTTAAGTAACTCATTAGGATTCGGTGGCCATAATGCGACAATTATATTCAAAAAATATCAAGATGAATAA
- a CDS encoding DUF3899 domain-containing protein, translated as MTKFQLYLSSFISSVILSVLITFLIYKQINMLTIVNGSFLVGLFYLIVGLVLYIIQGGFFNGITYSFRRFFRRTSRQGDIMNDISSADEEEALVPKDHDFPWTYPILISGCLLGCISMALAYTI; from the coding sequence ATGACGAAGTTCCAGTTGTACCTGTCCTCATTTATTTCTAGCGTGATATTAAGTGTTCTTATAACTTTTTTGATATATAAACAGATAAACATGCTAACGATTGTGAACGGCAGTTTTTTGGTAGGTCTCTTTTATTTAATCGTCGGTCTTGTCCTCTATATCATTCAAGGCGGATTTTTTAATGGGATCACGTACAGTTTCCGACGATTTTTCCGGCGGACATCGAGACAAGGGGATATCATGAATGATATCTCGAGTGCTGACGAAGAAGAAGCCCTTGTTCCAAAGGATCATGATTTTCCATGGACATACCCGATACTTATAAGCGGCTGTCTCCTTGGTTGCATTTCGATGGCATTGGCTTATACCATTTAG
- a CDS encoding peptide ABC transporter substrate-binding protein, whose amino-acid sequence MRRGKTFWSMAVSIVLVLSLFLSACSGGGGSEDTGSSSGDSEGNTEKELADKQELHFREPSDLPSADLSKATAADAHALLERVKAGLIFIENGKAVPDMAAEMPKVSDDGKTYTFTIRDDAVWSDGSPVTAQNFVYSWRRGIDPDTASQYAYIFGEANIKNATKITNEDSDLYGKVKKLGVKALDKHTLQVKLEQATPYFTSMMSFATFYPLKKSFVEKQGEDYAQEPENLLYNGAYTFKEWDHGSSYTIVKNDKYWNADKVNIEKATFNVVKKTNTAINLYKKGKIDLVGLSGDRVDKYKDSSELSQILDNCVYFLKLNLDTDPALKNKKVRQAMSMVMNRKEATDVLMNNGSIPAQYIVPKDFVKGPNGKDFRAGVDDYLPGDQKEAKKLWKEAKEELGFDTIELELLTTDSEYAGKLAENNANALEQLPGLKVSINKQPWNSYLKKSNTGNYEIAGGSGWCPDYRDPMTYLSLFVSSNESYHPVGWESDKFDSLINKANQLGNQQEKRWDVLHQAEENLIKEAAIIPTYQKGVSQLVKPYVEGMKFQNYGLKKFFRYAKVYKH is encoded by the coding sequence TTGAGGAGAGGTAAAACTTTTTGGTCGATGGCCGTATCGATCGTACTTGTACTAAGTCTATTCCTTTCAGCCTGTTCCGGCGGCGGTGGCAGTGAAGATACTGGCAGCAGCTCCGGTGACAGTGAGGGAAATACAGAGAAAGAACTGGCTGATAAGCAGGAGCTTCATTTTCGTGAGCCTTCTGATCTTCCGTCCGCTGATTTATCTAAAGCAACAGCAGCAGATGCACATGCTTTATTGGAAAGAGTTAAAGCTGGTCTGATTTTTATTGAAAATGGGAAAGCCGTGCCAGATATGGCTGCGGAAATGCCAAAAGTTAGTGACGATGGAAAGACTTATACTTTCACCATTCGTGATGACGCCGTTTGGTCTGACGGTAGTCCGGTAACGGCGCAAAACTTCGTTTATTCTTGGCGCCGTGGTATTGATCCTGATACAGCATCTCAATATGCTTACATTTTCGGTGAGGCAAATATAAAAAATGCGACCAAAATTACGAATGAAGATAGTGACTTATATGGTAAAGTCAAAAAACTAGGTGTTAAAGCACTTGATAAACATACCTTACAGGTTAAGCTTGAACAAGCGACGCCTTATTTTACAAGCATGATGTCGTTCGCAACCTTCTATCCTTTGAAGAAGTCATTTGTTGAGAAGCAAGGTGAAGACTACGCTCAAGAACCAGAAAACCTTCTTTATAATGGTGCTTATACTTTCAAAGAATGGGATCATGGCTCCAGCTATACAATAGTTAAGAATGATAAATATTGGAATGCTGATAAAGTCAATATAGAAAAGGCAACCTTTAATGTTGTCAAAAAGACAAATACGGCAATTAATTTATACAAAAAAGGAAAAATTGATCTAGTCGGACTTTCTGGTGATCGTGTAGACAAGTATAAGGATAGTTCTGAACTTAGCCAGATTCTCGACAACTGTGTCTATTTCCTTAAATTAAATCTTGACACTGATCCAGCGTTAAAGAATAAAAAGGTCCGTCAAGCTATGTCAATGGTCATGAATCGTAAAGAAGCAACAGATGTGTTGATGAATAATGGTTCAATACCAGCACAATATATTGTCCCTAAAGATTTTGTTAAGGGACCAAATGGTAAAGACTTCCGCGCTGGTGTGGATGATTACTTGCCTGGCGACCAAAAAGAAGCTAAGAAACTTTGGAAGGAAGCCAAAGAGGAACTTGGTTTCGATACAATTGAATTAGAGCTATTAACCACTGACAGTGAGTATGCGGGTAAATTGGCTGAAAATAACGCCAATGCACTTGAGCAGCTTCCTGGATTAAAAGTGAGTATTAACAAACAGCCTTGGAATTCTTATTTGAAGAAGTCTAATACTGGTAATTATGAAATTGCCGGGGGATCCGGTTGGTGTCCTGACTATAGGGATCCAATGACGTATTTAAGCTTATTTGTGAGCAGCAATGAGTCTTATCATCCTGTTGGCTGGGAAAGTGATAAGTTTGATAGCTTGATCAACAAAGCTAATCAACTTGGTAATCAGCAGGAAAAACGTTGGGACGTTCTACATCAAGCAGAAGAAAATCTGATTAAAGAGGCTGCGATCATCCCGACCTATCAAAAAGGTGTTTCTCAGTTGGTTAAGCCTTATGTAGAGGGAATGAAGTTCCAGAACTATGGACTTAAAAAATTCTTTAGATATGCTAAGGTTTATAAACACTAA
- a CDS encoding nuclease-related domain-containing protein: MIKKKRTVPLRILQAGALLRRLPKHHKKWTIIYDSYNRRKSGYEGEKSMDYQLKFLTRNNYNIYQGLRLPGEDNDFQLDTFVVTSQFAVIIEVKNISGTLKFDKASGQLIRITETKEEGFQDPIPQVKRQRFELQRWMHHHKLPSIPIEYLVGISNPSTLIKTSENNHELFQVLSHVDKIPEKITKMQEKYKQEVMDSRTLGVFNRFLLEENHPTSEDILAIYDVTPQELIKGVMCPRCLAPMNRSSGYWICRSCHERSQDAHKQAIEDYFLLVRPTITNRQCCNFLQLNNRKMAWRLLSEMNLNRTGTGKGVVYHKGEPNENSC; this comes from the coding sequence TTGATCAAAAAGAAACGGACGGTTCCATTGAGAATCTTGCAGGCAGGGGCGTTATTACGGCGTCTTCCAAAACATCACAAAAAATGGACCATTATTTACGATAGTTATAATCGACGAAAGAGTGGGTATGAAGGTGAAAAGTCAATGGACTATCAATTAAAGTTTTTAACTAGAAACAACTATAATATTTATCAGGGACTGCGTTTGCCTGGTGAGGATAACGATTTCCAACTTGATACCTTCGTTGTTACATCTCAATTTGCGGTCATTATTGAAGTTAAGAATATTTCCGGAACTTTGAAGTTTGATAAAGCTTCCGGGCAACTTATCAGAATTACAGAGACAAAAGAAGAAGGTTTTCAGGATCCAATCCCCCAAGTTAAACGCCAGCGATTCGAGTTACAAAGATGGATGCATCATCACAAACTTCCAAGTATCCCCATTGAATATTTAGTAGGTATTAGCAATCCCTCCACACTTATAAAAACCTCTGAAAATAATCATGAGCTATTCCAAGTCCTCTCGCACGTAGATAAAATTCCTGAAAAGATCACCAAAATGCAAGAAAAATATAAACAAGAAGTTATGGACTCGCGAACATTAGGCGTATTTAATCGTTTCTTACTGGAGGAAAACCATCCAACTTCTGAGGATATCCTTGCCATTTATGATGTTACGCCACAGGAGTTGATTAAAGGTGTAATGTGTCCTAGATGCCTTGCACCTATGAACCGGTCTAGCGGTTATTGGATTTGCCGCTCGTGTCACGAACGTTCCCAGGATGCTCACAAACAGGCCATTGAAGATTACTTCTTATTGGTTCGACCAACCATAACCAATAGGCAATGCTGTAATTTCTTACAATTAAACAATCGAAAAATGGCTTGGAGATTACTTTCCGAAATGAATCTTAACCGAACGGGTACAGGGAAAGGTGTTGTTTATCATAAAGGGGAACCAAACGAGAATAGCTGTTGA
- a CDS encoding GNAT family N-acetyltransferase, with product MDWYKKLNKYFPIEEMKSKEHMELLLKEKPEMYHKDESSEHVLMYAETADFLFIDYIWVSGKTRGQGTGHKLMQKLKDKGKPIILEVEPVDYDDSDSEKRLKFYRREDFKHACSIGYRRKSLATNEVNEMEILYWSPTDESEESILEKMKKTYEEIHTYKDEQIYGESYEDVDDVLTIQDDKEDNILETFDTERPSS from the coding sequence ATGGACTGGTACAAAAAGCTGAACAAGTATTTTCCAATCGAAGAAATGAAATCAAAGGAACACATGGAGCTTTTATTAAAAGAAAAGCCTGAAATGTATCATAAAGATGAAAGCTCCGAGCACGTCTTAATGTATGCTGAGACGGCTGATTTTCTATTTATTGATTATATTTGGGTATCTGGAAAGACCCGTGGACAAGGAACGGGTCACAAGTTAATGCAAAAGCTAAAGGACAAAGGTAAACCGATTATTTTGGAAGTTGAACCCGTTGATTATGATGACTCGGATTCGGAGAAACGGCTGAAATTTTACAGGCGGGAAGATTTCAAGCATGCGTGTTCTATCGGATACCGCCGGAAGAGCTTGGCGACCAATGAAGTCAATGAAATGGAAATTCTATATTGGTCACCAACGGATGAATCTGAAGAAAGTATACTTGAGAAAATGAAAAAAACTTATGAGGAAATTCACACTTATAAAGATGAGCAAATCTATGGTGAATCGTATGAGGATGTTGACGATGTCTTGACAATTCAAGATGATAAGGAAGACAATATACTTGAAACATTTGATACAGAAAGGCCCTCTTCATAA
- the opp3C gene encoding oligopeptide ABC transporter permease: MATSKDDISQDLFEPANIQAGKEEEITRKSIGFWQDAMRRLSKNKGAMASLVIILLIVAMAFIGPTLNKWGIDDQDLLRHNLPPQVSGLSSIHWLPFDGLDKNGDNIYESRGIEQNFWFGTDEHGRDIWTRVWEGTKISLFIGLVAALADFIIGVIYGGISGYFGGRIDDILQRIIEILIGIPQLVLVILLIMVMEPGLTAIILAIAMTGWIGQSRIVRGQTLQLKQMEYVLAARTLGATSWRLIRKHLLPNTVGMIIITTMFSVPAAIFTEAFLSFIGLGVMPPQASLGSLIKQGYEVFQLHPYQALFPGVLISLLLICFNIFADGLRDALDPKLRQ; the protein is encoded by the coding sequence ATGGCGACATCTAAAGATGATATCTCACAAGATTTGTTTGAGCCAGCCAACATTCAAGCGGGTAAAGAGGAAGAAATCACTCGAAAAAGTATTGGTTTTTGGCAAGATGCGATGCGCCGATTGTCCAAAAATAAAGGGGCAATGGCTAGCCTGGTTATCATTTTACTCATTGTAGCAATGGCCTTTATAGGACCGACGCTGAATAAGTGGGGTATCGACGATCAAGACCTTTTACGTCATAATCTACCCCCACAAGTATCTGGGCTATCAAGTATTCATTGGTTACCCTTCGATGGCTTAGATAAAAATGGTGATAATATCTATGAATCTAGAGGGATTGAACAGAATTTTTGGTTTGGCACTGACGAACATGGTCGTGACATATGGACTCGTGTTTGGGAAGGGACAAAGATCTCTTTATTTATAGGACTTGTTGCCGCACTCGCTGATTTTATTATAGGTGTTATCTATGGCGGTATATCGGGATATTTCGGTGGCCGAATTGATGATATTTTGCAACGAATTATTGAAATTCTTATTGGTATTCCGCAGTTAGTCTTAGTCATTTTGCTTATAATGGTGATGGAACCTGGATTAACGGCGATCATTCTCGCGATCGCGATGACCGGTTGGATCGGACAATCGAGGATTGTCCGCGGTCAAACCTTGCAATTAAAACAAATGGAGTATGTGCTTGCCGCTCGAACACTTGGAGCTACTAGTTGGCGCCTTATCCGTAAACATTTGCTTCCAAATACAGTAGGTATGATCATTATTACAACTATGTTTAGCGTTCCGGCAGCCATATTTACAGAAGCTTTCTTAAGTTTTATTGGTCTTGGTGTCATGCCACCGCAAGCTTCACTGGGCTCTTTAATTAAACAAGGCTATGAAGTCTTTCAACTACATCCTTATCAAGCCTTGTTTCCAGGGGTATTAATTAGTTTACTTCTTATCTGTTTTAATATTTTCGCTGACGGTTTGCGCGATGCGCTTGATCCAAAGTTGAGACAATAA
- a CDS encoding DUF3603 family protein, translating into MEMIGDVWVNWFEGEENGYNVCEFHEWRKHDFIELLDQVPVLKIETPLFIYIENGLKDLPHQLLEDIRNKSYIRKNNQREVIEYCFIATDGEQHLVADTLGYTLPIRKSRLIPRQEKLVAEKVKEMETTHYDFEDDEEEQEYHILSPDPEWMRGLTRKERQLKQLLFMAMDQLYSVGNLEEMRYWYTEWFPKQYHESRTLSFENAWQRLYDEIKEGWSKRHYAICERMIKGQPYFEKIWELEHGAKVN; encoded by the coding sequence ATGGAGATGATCGGAGATGTATGGGTCAATTGGTTTGAAGGAGAAGAGAATGGATATAACGTCTGCGAATTTCATGAATGGCGTAAGCATGATTTTATAGAATTGCTTGATCAAGTCCCAGTACTGAAAATTGAAACGCCCTTGTTTATTTATATTGAAAACGGATTGAAAGATCTGCCTCACCAATTACTTGAGGACATCCGTAATAAAAGTTATATTAGAAAAAATAATCAACGCGAAGTCATTGAGTACTGCTTTATCGCAACCGACGGTGAACAACATCTTGTTGCGGATACGTTAGGGTACACACTGCCGATTCGAAAAAGCCGCTTGATACCTCGACAAGAAAAACTCGTCGCGGAAAAAGTTAAAGAAATGGAAACCACTCATTATGACTTTGAGGATGATGAAGAAGAGCAAGAATACCATATCTTATCACCTGATCCTGAGTGGATGCGGGGATTGACACGTAAAGAAAGACAGCTGAAACAGTTGTTGTTCATGGCTATGGATCAATTATATTCTGTTGGCAATCTTGAAGAAATGCGATACTGGTATACGGAATGGTTTCCGAAACAGTATCACGAAAGTCGGACATTATCATTCGAGAATGCTTGGCAACGCCTCTATGATGAAATAAAAGAAGGTTGGTCTAAGCGGCACTATGCGATTTGTGAGCGAATGATTAAAGGACAACCTTATTTTGAAAAAATTTGGGAACTTGAACACGGGGCAAAAGTCAATTAA
- a CDS encoding ABC transporter ATP-binding protein has protein sequence MDNILTVNDLHVSFDTYSGEVQAVRGVNLELKKGEALAIVGESGSGKSVSSKTIMQLNPSPPARIKSGEILFEDQDITKLSEKDMQKIRGRDISMIFQDPMTTLNPTMTVGKQIMEGLRKHQNMTKSAAKERAVELLSLVGLPNPDTRVKQYPHQLSGGMRQRVVIAIALACDPKILIADEPTTALDVTIQAQILDLMKDLQDKLSTSILLITHDLGVVANMAQRVAVMYGGKVIETGTVDEIFHNPRHPYTWGLLGSMPRHNVKNDELQAIPGTPPDLVDPPTGCPFAARCPHAMKVCVDHMPDYTELSDTQKTACWLLDERAPKVEPPEAAKTGSHNESGER, from the coding sequence TTGGACAATATATTAACAGTCAATGACCTGCATGTTTCATTTGATACGTATTCCGGAGAAGTACAAGCTGTTCGTGGCGTGAACTTGGAGCTTAAGAAAGGTGAAGCTTTGGCGATTGTTGGTGAGTCCGGTTCAGGAAAATCGGTGTCCTCTAAAACCATCATGCAGCTGAATCCAAGTCCGCCGGCACGGATAAAATCCGGTGAAATATTATTTGAAGACCAGGACATTACTAAACTATCGGAAAAAGACATGCAAAAAATTCGCGGTAGAGATATTTCGATGATTTTTCAAGATCCGATGACAACGCTTAATCCGACGATGACTGTGGGTAAGCAAATTATGGAAGGTCTTAGAAAACATCAAAATATGACTAAATCGGCGGCTAAAGAACGCGCTGTTGAATTATTAAGCCTTGTCGGTCTTCCGAATCCTGATACACGTGTCAAACAATATCCACACCAGCTATCAGGCGGTATGCGGCAGCGTGTTGTGATCGCAATTGCACTCGCGTGTGATCCGAAAATTTTGATTGCGGACGAGCCAACGACAGCGCTGGACGTGACGATCCAGGCACAAATTCTTGATCTAATGAAAGATTTGCAGGATAAGTTGAGTACTTCCATTCTATTAATCACGCATGATTTAGGTGTTGTTGCTAACATGGCCCAACGTGTGGCTGTTATGTACGGGGGCAAAGTTATTGAGACGGGTACGGTTGATGAAATCTTTCATAATCCAAGGCATCCTTATACTTGGGGACTGCTAGGTTCGATGCCCCGCCATAATGTTAAAAATGATGAATTGCAGGCCATTCCGGGGACACCTCCTGATCTGGTCGACCCTCCAACGGGCTGTCCATTCGCTGCTCGCTGTCCACATGCGATGAAAGTATGTGTCGATCATATGCCTGACTACACGGAATTAAGCGATACGCAGAAAACAGCCTGCTGGCTACTGGACGAACGCGCACCGAAAGTCGAACCTCCAGAAGCCGCTAAAACGGGTAGTCATAATGAATCAGGTGAAAGATAA
- the trpS gene encoding tryptophan--tRNA ligase, with protein sequence MSTIFSGIQPSGSPTLGNYLGAFKHFTELQDDYDCYFCIVDQHAITVPQDRLKLRENIKSLAALYLACGIDPEKATLFIQSEVSAHAKMAWILQCVSYVGELERMTQYKDKSQKQGDGVSAGLLTYPPLMAADILLYQTDIVPVGDDQKQHIELTRNLAERFNQQHNDIFTIPEARIPKVGARIMSLTEPTKKMSKSDDNQKSFILMLDDERQIMKKIKSATTDSDMTVRFDKVNKPGVSNLMAIYSLCSGKTLEEIEAAYAGKGYGDFKTDVAEAVVDTLKPIQEKYYELMASEQLDEILDHGAEKAAHVANKMVTKAERAMGLGRKKR encoded by the coding sequence ATGAGTACGATATTTTCCGGTATTCAACCGAGCGGCAGTCCCACACTCGGTAATTATTTAGGGGCGTTCAAACATTTTACTGAACTTCAGGATGACTATGACTGTTATTTCTGCATTGTGGATCAACATGCGATCACCGTTCCGCAAGATCGACTCAAGCTGCGCGAAAATATCAAGAGTTTAGCGGCCTTGTATTTGGCTTGTGGTATCGATCCTGAGAAGGCGACCTTGTTCATTCAATCAGAGGTTTCCGCCCATGCTAAGATGGCTTGGATCCTGCAGTGTGTCAGTTATGTTGGTGAATTAGAACGTATGACCCAATACAAAGATAAATCGCAAAAACAAGGTGACGGCGTATCCGCTGGTCTATTGACCTATCCACCACTCATGGCTGCCGATATTTTGCTGTATCAGACAGATATTGTACCTGTCGGAGACGATCAAAAGCAGCATATTGAGTTAACACGTAATTTGGCTGAGCGATTTAATCAGCAACACAATGACATTTTTACGATCCCTGAAGCGCGAATTCCAAAAGTTGGCGCACGAATCATGTCATTAACCGAGCCGACCAAAAAAATGAGCAAATCCGATGACAACCAAAAATCCTTTATTCTCATGCTTGATGACGAAAGACAAATTATGAAGAAAATCAAGAGTGCGACGACTGATTCGGATATGACGGTGCGGTTTGACAAGGTGAACAAACCGGGTGTCAGCAATCTGATGGCGATTTATTCACTATGCTCAGGGAAAACGCTTGAAGAGATTGAAGCGGCCTATGCTGGTAAAGGCTATGGTGATTTTAAAACCGATGTCGCTGAGGCTGTTGTTGACACCTTAAAGCCCATTCAAGAGAAATATTACGAGTTGATGGCCTCCGAGCAATTGGATGAGATTTTAGACCACGGGGCGGAAAAAGCTGCTCACGTCGCTAATAAAATGGTCACCAAAGCAGAACGTGCTATGGGATTAGGCCGCAAAAAGCGTTAG